ATCCGGGGCGAggccaaaaagcaaataaatgttgacagacagaatactttgtattttatttctttctttataccaGTAGCTACAGGCCAGCACCACCCCAccgtctgcccagccccagccccagccccagccccagccccagccctcctctggcTCCGGGCAACTCAGCGGCAGCAACAGCCAAAGCTCAACAGCCACGCAGCCATCGACTGGGGGAAGATGGCAGAGCAGTGGCTTCAGGAGAAGGAGGCTGAGCGGCGGAAACAAAAGCAGCACAAAAGCAGCGGCTGACACCTCGGCCACACCCGGCCCTAGGAATGAAAGCACCCCATGTCTATTGCTGGCGATGCCACCCTGCTCTCGGACGAGATGGATCAGTaggggccctgctcccaggactctggttacctctgaggctgggagatgctcagagtattgtgcgtgactgcggccattgtcctactcattttcaaaaaaaaaaaaaaaaaaaaaaaacttgctaaaaaaaataaaaataataaaaataaacctcctaAAAAAACACTTTGATCCAGACTTTCAATGCGCCGCCCTCTGCTGTTTGAAAAGCGCcgatgcaacccccccccccaacccctcacacgccccccaccccgcgctgCAACCTcctctaaaataaagtaaaataaaataataaataaaataaaataaaaaaataaagccccgCCGCCAATCACTCTGATCGACAACCAGATATACAAAAGCATACACATTCTATTCACATCCacttcagcctctgcctcccatgacctccaaggcacCCTTCGTTCGGTGTGTTTCCGTCTCCGGTCTCccccgtcccgccccgccccccccccacccgccccgccccgcccgcccctccctttGAGGAATGAATAGGAGGCATCtcagccactttcaggagaacATGAGacggagagagtgggggagagagggagagacagagagacagtgatgtgagagaatcggtggattggttgcctcccacaagcaccttGCCCAGAGCCAGGATAGAACCTGGTATGTGCAACCACCTATgcgcccttgacccggaatcccttgacccagaatggagCCCTCCGCTTTCCATTGCCTGACGCCACCTCtctcacctactgagccacaccagcagggcgccGTTTGTCTTTCAGTTGGATCTTGTCATGTATTTATACTTGAAGAGAGTATCGCCAGTTAAGGGTGCTTGCGCTGTTATGGTTTTCTGAGTTTTAGagccctctgtttctcttttattttcctgctctcttgtCCTGTATGTTGAGGACTTTCTGTAGTGCTCTGTTTGAGTTCCTTTCACTTGTTTCTCGTGTGCCTCCTGTAGACTTTTGGTGTGTGGTGACCTGGACTCCTGACTTAGGACAAATAAACAGCCTCTCCTCACATTGAGGCGATGGCCTCTCAGGTAACCCTGCCGGGCCTAGCGTCCCTCAAAGATGGCCcaagagcccgtcccgccctctgctggtcgagaaGCGCCAAtgcaagccaccctcctgcagccagagccaggtgcctggacttaACCGGAGCCAGGAAGGacaagcagggggcggggcacgctgtctgcaagaaggtcagggctgaagggtgctcatggatgccgacggaccattcaaatcaagaagtgtccgtgcgtgactgcggatttacacacacagacgcgcacacgcacacccacacacctacCCCACTCcgccctctccacctcccccacacacacacacacgcgcgcgcgcgcgcgcgcgcacacacacacacacacacacacacacacacacgcacgcacacgcacacgcacacatacacgggAGCACAAGTTCCGCTATCAAATGAGTGGCCCACCCCTAGGAGATTCACTGTGgctttttccttttggcttgtcCCCGTCCCACCCGAGCCTGTCTAAATATGTATTGTCCCTCTTCACTCCAGAAAATGGCGATGCCGCCCCGCAAGGCGTGGAGATGGAGCCCTGCCGGCCTCCTTGGgcacctgccccatctccctagtcctccccaaaccccaggaATCACTTCATCGGGCCGGTGGCGCCCTCTACTGGTCTTGGAGCGCCAAtgcaagcctccccccacccccaccccgcacccaccACCCGCACCCCATTCCGCAACcttctctggggaaggcagagccaggtgtCTGGACCTCCCAGGTGTGGGTAGAcccgaggggtgggggaaggtccaGCCGGGGGCGTTGTCTGCGAGAAGCCAGCTGTAGGACACTACACCCATACCCATTAGCGGTCACCTCCCTTTCTCAGTGCCCCTCCTTGTCCTCCCGCCCTAGCCCCTCCCGGTCACTGGTCACTCATCAAAGCGATGGAGCCAGTGTGGCGACTGTGAAGTTGTTCTTTGGGGCAGTAGGCACAAAGCTAATGAAACGGAGTCCTTGTAGGGTGGTGAAGGGAAGGGCCCTGAAGAACTCTGGAGGGCTGATCTGAGTCAGCCCTCCAACTGCTGATGCGCAGGTGAGGAGAGCACAAGGTCATTCAGCCATCCCTTCCAGAAGAAGTGATGGAGGCCTCGCTCAGACTCAGCTCCGCGGGGCCCCACAGacacaaatgcaataaaaataaataaataagtcagtaaACCCGCAACTGTGGTGTGTGTTCCATTGTTCACCCAATTTGTGGGCAAGTATCTCTATTTTCCCCCTGGTACAGGCCTGTCTCGGCGAGCATCAgggctttcattttccttcagtaCAGCATCGTTATCTTCCTCGTCTTCACCCtcacctgtttttatttcttctgaaggCGGTGGTGATTCCTTTGCTAGCTTTAGCACCATGTTTTCGAGATATTCTGGCAAACTTTTGAACTGCTGTTTGGTTGGCTGGAAGAAGTGAGGGCTTCTCCGTGCTAACAGTCTCAGGGCTCTCCAACCATAATTTGGATTGTTCACAACCTTATATTCATTTTCAATCATGCTTTCCGGGTCTGCCTGTTCAATGGCTtcttcaaagaattcctccaaagTTGGCAGATAGCCTGCTGGGTTTGACTTACAAGCTTCCATATTATCCGGGCAGGGATCCCAAAGGCTTGTTAACgcctccttccccttcagaaTCTTTTTGTTGGGCCCTTTCCCCAGGAAGTCCTCTGGTGCTGTTCTCTTTCGTACTGCTCTCCTCGGCTTAGTATCTGATGTTCTTTCCTTCACAAAACTTGGGCAGCCTTCATTTTTCCACGAGTTCCAGTTTTCCTCAGTGTTTAATATATGCTCTACCATCTTTGAAAATCTCTCTCCATCGGGTGGGTTTTCAGATAGCAGTTGATAAACCGATTTTGTGGTGCCTTCAATCCAGAGTGACTGCTCATCAGTTAAAACATCCTTTGAACTTTTGGATTTCACCTGTCCCTTGAGATGTTGGAATAAAATGAGATACTGCAGTAGAATGTGTCGGCGAAAGTTACTGTCACTCAGTTGTAAACCCAGCAACTTTTCACTTGTTAAAAATTTTGCAACGTATACAtgttctcctcctgtttttaattctCCCATCGTTTTTCTTGAGGCCTGAGTGTCATCTAATTTGTAATTCTTGAAAACAGCCAGGACTTCCTCTGAGTACGTGAGGAAAGTTTTCCATGAAATCTTCTCATAGCATTGCACAGGGTTCCTGAAGTAATCCTGAAGTGACCAGAACTTTCGATACAGGCTGTAATCCATTGGAATGGAGCAAGTTGTTGGAGCTTCGTCATCACCCATTTCACCTTTGTCGTCTACGTCCATTCCTTCTTCTCCGTCTTCAGCGTGCTTCTGACCCAAGGTGCTTTCCTGCTCATTGGTATTGAAAACGGtgacattttccagattaaaCCGACTCTGCAAGTTAAGACCGGATCTCTCAGATAAAGGGAAAAGCCTGGCCAAAAAGAGTTGAATTCGTGCACGCAAAACTgtgtgctgggattttgataatcTTCTTAAGAGATCATTGCACGTACGtagtaaataatttttcccaGCGGAATAGAATGTATTTGATCTCCAAGTAGCAACATTTCTCTCCACAAACGTGAATGTTGTGTCACACTGATCCAAAGGGAGACATTCCAAAACGTCTCCCAACAATACAGAAGGTGTAGATGCGGTGCAAATACCTTCAGTTACTCCCCCAATAGCAAgagaaataatagctaaaacaTTTTCACACGATGAAtggtttataatttcttcttgcaGAACACCTCTGAGAGCTTGGTCAagggtacattttttttcatcttcagttCCAGGTAACTGGCTGAAGGTATTCAACAATGgcttgatatttttgttgttcaggGCTTCTCTGGTAGACTTCGTGAACCGCGTCCGCGCTTCGGGTACACTGAAGCGTGGCCATGTAGGAGACATCTTCTCGGCCGCGCGTGTTGGTGGGGTCGaagcccagcgggtccaggggttcccaaacgtgtggacggagtcggcgaagaagaaatgacacggagacagcgttcagttgatcagcagcctagccaggttccagCCAGGTGCTCCAGCGGCTTCTATGTCCCGGGATCGGTTCTTGGCGAGATCTCTCTCCTGAAAGCTGTCTTGGGAGAACGAGGACGACGACCAAGACAACAAGTCTAGGGCTGAGAAGCTCTGCAAAGAAGACGCTGCTTTCTTTTATACCCCAgagcgtggtgggaggagccaaatcagacgcccgctccaccaatcagccgcgcccccccccccccccaggactgaAAGCGTCACCGGTTGGGCGTCAAGTTTAAGGTGGGAGTGCACATGCTCCAAGCTCGGCCCCGCGCGGCTCGCCCCTTCAGGTGGCATTCACCGAAAGGACCTCAAGGAAAGGTTCTGTTGAATGTGGCTGCGCCTGGTATTTATTCCTCGTAAGGAATGGGCCGGGcgagggtgggtgtgtgtgtgggggggggggggggaggtgggggggggggatgggggcggggggtaagggggtAGACCGGAGACGCAGACACACGGAATGAAGCtggccttggaggtcatgggagacagaggctgaggctgaagttgatgtgaataaaatgtgtatggctttgtatattagctctgagcccaggacgccagaggccaccagcagtcaaacagccccAGCAGAGAGTGGTGGTAtagatgtctctggatctgtccctgttcctcAGTCTACGTTGttgtctatattccacaaatgggtgagttcatgtggtattcattttgctctgactggctaacttcacttagcataatgctctccagttccatccatgctggcaagaattccttctctttttttttttttttttttgtttttcttacctttttaccgaagcgtagtattccattatgtaggtgtaccacagttgtgggtgtgtgggtgtgggtgtgtgtgtgtgtgtatgtgatattAGGGTTTGGCCCCGCCCTGGGGGGACCCAGGTGCCAAGGGCACCTTGAGGGCTTcctgtgtggtgggagcagggccacctTGTAGGTTACATTAATccatttctggaagaggaaactgaggctgaggcaggtgaaattaatttgcataagtGGGTCAATTATCAGGAAGACCGGAAGCTGGAGGTGAAGAAGtggagggccagggcgagggtacccttctgaacagggtgaagagTGGGAGCCTAGGGAGAGAAGCCATCTGTCTGCAGgcaaacagcttagccctaccgagggagggcatgactAGTCCGAGTCTGTGGGGCCCTGCGTAGCTGGGTCTGAGCGAGGCCTCCATCACTTCTTCCTGAAtgaatggctgaatgaccttGTGCTCACCAAAACGGGCGGGCGGGACTTGGTCTCTGGCGGGGACCCggccacacacagagagaggctgGGTCCACCAGATGGCCTGGCCGGGACTTGGTCTCTGGCTGCCGATCAGAGTGATTGGCGGCGGGACTTttctaatttaacttaatttaatttaattattttattttattttttcattttatcttatatattttatttattttattttatttcattttacttttatttcatttcatttattttactttattgtattgtattttattttataattatattttcctggCCCGGACTTAGTCTCTGGTTGTGGATCAGAGTGATTTGGGTTGATCCGGGGCGAggccaaaaagcaaataaatgttgacagacagaatactttgtattttatttctttctttataccaGTAGCTACAGGCCAGCACCACCCCAccgtctgcccagccccagccccagccccagccccagccccagccctcctctggcTCCGGGCAACTCAGCGGCAGCAACAGCCAAAGCTCAACAGCCACGCAGCCATCGACTGGGGGAAGATGGCAGAGCAGTGGCTTCAGGAGAAGGAGGCTGAGCGGCGGAAACAAAAGCAGCACAAAAGCAGCGGCTGACACCTCGGCCACACCCGGCCCTAGGAATGAAAGCACCCCATGTCTATTGCTGGCGATGCCACCCTGCTCTCGGACGAGATGGATCAGTaggggccctgctcccaggactctggttacctctgaggctg
This is a stretch of genomic DNA from Myotis daubentonii chromosome 4, mMyoDau2.1, whole genome shotgun sequence. It encodes these proteins:
- the LOC132232532 gene encoding LOW QUALITY PROTEIN: THO complex subunit 1-like (The sequence of the model RefSeq protein was modified relative to this genomic sequence to represent the inferred CDS: inserted 1 base in 1 codon), with amino-acid sequence MSPTWPRFSVPEARTRFTKSTREALNNKNIKPLLNTFSQLPGTEDEKKCTLDQALRGVLQEEIINHSSCENVLAIISLAIGGVTEGICTASTPSVLLGDVLECLPLDQCDTTFTFVERNVATWRSNTFYSAGKNYLLRTCNDLLRRLSKSQHTVLRARIQLFLARLFPLSERSGLNLQSRFNLENVTVFNTNEQESTLGQKHAEDGEEGMDVDDKGEMGDDEAPTTCSIPMDYSLYRKFWSLQDYFRNPVQCYEKISWKTFLTYSEEVLAVFKNYKLDDTQASRKTMGELKTGGEHVYVAKFLTSEKLLGLQLSDSNFRRHILLQYLILFQHLKGQVKSKSSKDVLTDEQSLWIEGTTKSVYQLLSENPPDGERFSKMVEHILNTEENWNSWKNEGCPSFVKERTSDTKPRRAVRKRTAPEDFLGKGPNKKILKGKEALTSLWDPCPDNMEACKSNPAGYLPTLEEFFEEAIEQADPESMIENEYKVVNNPNYGWRALRLLARRSPHFFQPTKQQFKSLPEYLENMVLKLAKESPPPSEEIKTGEGEDEEDNDAVLKENESPDARRDRPVPGXKIEILAHKLGEQWNTHHSFGGLTQISPPEFFRALPFTTLQGLRFISFVPTAPKNNFTVATLAPSL